One Nocardioides aromaticivorans genomic window carries:
- the gltX gene encoding glutamate--tRNA ligase, whose protein sequence is MSTPSTPVRVRMAPSPTGSPHVGMIRTALFNWAFARHHGGTFVFRIEDTDKERSTEESLRSILDLMRWLGLDWDEGPEVGGPYAPYFQSERSDKYADALARLKESSFTYDCYCTNEEAAARRKAAGSKVQGYDGFCRELSQEQVDAFLAEGRKPVVRFRMPDGSITWKDLVRGDVTFETEFVPDFALCRANGDPLYTLVNPVDDALMEITHVLRGEDLLSSTPRQIALYEALKEVGIAKATPEFGHLPYVMGEGNKKLSKRDPEAHALAYRDQGYLPEGLLNYLALLGWAIAADRDVFSLEEMVEAFEIGDVVANPARFDLKKCDAINAAHMRLLSVEDITHRVIPFLKADGVISDPVNDADAQLLELAMPLVAERINKLSEASALLAFLFVDEDAFEVDPDDAAKQIGEAGIPVLQASYDALAALPTWSTEAIQTALQTALVDGLGLKPRNAFGPVRVAVTGRRISPPLFESLELLGRDRSLGRLQRALG, encoded by the coding sequence ATGAGCACCCCCAGCACCCCGGTCCGCGTCCGGATGGCCCCCTCCCCGACGGGCAGCCCGCACGTCGGCATGATCCGCACGGCGCTGTTCAACTGGGCGTTCGCGCGCCACCACGGTGGCACCTTCGTCTTCCGCATCGAGGACACCGACAAGGAGCGCAGCACCGAGGAGTCGCTCCGCTCGATCCTCGACCTGATGCGCTGGCTCGGCCTCGACTGGGACGAGGGCCCCGAGGTGGGCGGCCCCTACGCGCCGTACTTCCAGAGCGAGCGCAGCGACAAGTACGCCGACGCGCTCGCCCGGCTGAAGGAGAGCAGCTTCACCTACGACTGCTACTGCACCAACGAGGAGGCCGCCGCGCGCCGCAAGGCCGCCGGCTCCAAGGTGCAGGGCTACGACGGCTTCTGCCGCGAGCTCAGCCAGGAGCAGGTCGACGCCTTCCTCGCCGAGGGGCGCAAGCCGGTCGTCCGCTTCCGGATGCCCGACGGCTCGATCACGTGGAAGGACCTGGTCCGCGGCGACGTCACCTTCGAGACCGAGTTCGTCCCCGACTTCGCCCTCTGCCGCGCCAACGGCGACCCGCTGTACACGCTGGTCAACCCGGTGGACGACGCGCTGATGGAGATCACCCACGTGCTCCGCGGCGAGGACCTCCTGTCGAGCACGCCGCGCCAGATCGCCCTCTACGAAGCGCTCAAGGAGGTCGGCATCGCGAAGGCGACCCCGGAGTTCGGCCACCTGCCCTATGTCATGGGCGAGGGCAACAAGAAGCTCTCGAAGCGCGACCCCGAGGCGCACGCGCTGGCCTACCGCGACCAGGGCTACCTGCCCGAGGGCCTGCTCAACTACCTCGCCCTGCTGGGCTGGGCGATCGCGGCCGACCGCGACGTGTTCAGCCTGGAGGAGATGGTCGAGGCGTTCGAGATCGGCGACGTCGTCGCCAACCCGGCCCGCTTCGACCTCAAGAAGTGCGACGCCATCAACGCGGCGCACATGCGCCTGCTGTCCGTCGAGGACATCACCCACCGGGTGATCCCGTTCCTCAAGGCCGACGGCGTCATCAGCGACCCGGTCAACGACGCGGACGCGCAGCTGCTCGAGCTGGCGATGCCGCTGGTGGCCGAGCGGATCAACAAGCTGTCGGAGGCGAGCGCGCTGCTGGCCTTCCTGTTCGTCGACGAGGACGCCTTCGAGGTCGACCCCGACGACGCCGCGAAGCAGATCGGCGAGGCGGGGATCCCCGTCCTGCAGGCGTCGTACGACGCCCTGGCGGCCCTGCCGACGTGGTCGACGGAGGCCATCCAGACGGCTCTCCAGACAGCCCTCGTCGACGGGCTCGGCCTCAAGCCGCGCAATGCCTTCGGCCCGGTCCGGGTGGCGGTGACCGGTCGCCGGATCTCCCCGCCGCTGTTCGAGTCCCTCGAGCTGCTCGGCCGCGACCGCAGCCTCGGGCGGTTGCAGCGTGCCCTCGGCTGA
- a CDS encoding fumarylacetoacetate hydrolase family protein codes for MRIVRFTTGEEPAYGVLTGDLDEYGQPGDDAVIVGLAGDPLYVGIKLLEKEYRLDEVRLLAPVLPRSKVVGIGRNYAAHAAELGNDVPSEPLMFLKPNTSVVGPGDAIQYPRQSSNVHYEGELAVVIGRICRDVPPEQATDVIHGYTIANDVTARDLQRSDGQFTRAKGFDSFCPLGPWIETDLDPNDFIEGRRVQTFLNGDVVQDGTTADMVFDVPALIAHVSSVMTLLPGDVILTGTPEGVGPMEVGDEIEVSIEGLGTLINKVEARA; via the coding sequence GTGCGCATCGTCAGATTCACGACCGGTGAAGAGCCCGCCTACGGCGTCCTGACCGGCGACCTCGACGAGTACGGCCAGCCCGGCGACGACGCGGTCATCGTCGGCCTCGCCGGAGACCCGCTCTACGTCGGCATCAAGCTCCTCGAGAAGGAGTACCGCCTCGACGAGGTGCGCCTGCTGGCGCCCGTCCTGCCGCGGAGCAAGGTCGTCGGGATCGGCCGCAACTACGCCGCCCACGCAGCCGAGCTCGGCAACGACGTACCGTCCGAGCCGCTCATGTTCCTCAAGCCGAACACCAGCGTGGTGGGCCCCGGCGACGCGATCCAGTACCCCCGCCAGAGCAGCAACGTGCACTACGAGGGCGAGCTCGCCGTCGTCATCGGCCGGATCTGCCGCGACGTGCCCCCGGAGCAGGCGACGGACGTGATCCACGGCTACACGATCGCCAACGACGTGACCGCGCGCGACCTGCAGCGCTCCGACGGCCAGTTCACCCGGGCCAAGGGTTTCGACTCCTTCTGCCCGCTCGGGCCGTGGATCGAGACCGATCTCGACCCGAACGACTTCATCGAGGGCCGTCGTGTCCAGACGTTCCTCAACGGCGACGTCGTCCAGGACGGTACGACGGCCGACATGGTCTTCGACGTGCCCGCACTCATCGCGCACGTCTCCAGCGTGATGACGCTGCTGCCCGGCGACGTCATCCTCACCGGCACCCCCGAGGGTGTCGGCCCGATGGAGGTCGGCGACGAGATCGAGGTCTCGATCGAAGGCCTCGGAACCCTGATCAACAAGGTGGAAGCACGCGCATGA
- a CDS encoding 3-methyladenine DNA glycosylase, with protein sequence MRVRTPVEPGAAWREQAMEHAARIDRYVAPHLARREARVKHPVFDFLFTYYSHRPSQLRRWHPGFGVVLEDAAEYADLKGYGPVGSDVTVTPSYVASQLPVITAIHRLLTATAARAPHFGCFGLHEWAMVYRLTEDQTRHADWPLRLGPTGTDEVVEGHRIACSHFDAFRFFTPPARPLNTLSPGRDDRPAFEQPACLHAGMDLYKHAFRLSPMVSSDLVADCFELAWDIRTLDMRAAPYDLADLGFEPVRIETAEGKAAYADAQRAFAERGRPLRERLIEECERLLAVSR encoded by the coding sequence GTGAGGGTCAGGACGCCGGTCGAGCCGGGCGCTGCATGGCGGGAGCAGGCCATGGAGCACGCCGCGCGCATCGACCGCTACGTCGCGCCGCACCTCGCCCGCCGCGAGGCTCGCGTGAAGCACCCCGTGTTCGACTTCCTCTTCACCTACTACTCCCACCGGCCCAGCCAGCTGCGGCGTTGGCACCCGGGCTTCGGCGTCGTGCTGGAGGACGCCGCCGAGTACGCCGACCTCAAGGGCTACGGACCGGTCGGCTCCGACGTGACCGTCACACCGTCGTACGTCGCCTCACAGCTCCCCGTGATCACGGCGATCCACCGGCTGCTGACCGCGACGGCAGCCCGCGCGCCGCACTTCGGCTGCTTCGGCCTGCACGAGTGGGCGATGGTCTACCGGCTCACCGAGGACCAGACCCGGCACGCCGACTGGCCACTGCGCCTGGGCCCCACCGGCACCGACGAGGTCGTCGAGGGACACCGGATCGCCTGCTCCCACTTCGACGCGTTCCGCTTCTTCACTCCCCCGGCGCGTCCACTGAACACGCTCTCCCCCGGCCGCGACGACCGCCCCGCGTTCGAGCAGCCGGCCTGCCTGCACGCGGGGATGGACCTCTACAAGCACGCCTTCCGGCTCTCCCCGATGGTGTCCTCCGACCTGGTCGCCGACTGCTTCGAGCTCGCCTGGGACATCCGCACCCTCGACATGCGCGCGGCGCCGTACGACCTCGCCGACCTGGGCTTCGAGCCGGTCCGGATCGAGACGGCCGAGGGCAAGGCCGCGTACGCCGACGCGCAGCGCGCCTTCGCCGAGCGCGGCCGACCGCTGCGGGAGCGGCTCATCGAGGAGTGCGAGCGGCTGCTCGCCGTCAGTCGCTGA
- a CDS encoding acetoin reductase, whose amino-acid sequence MSTAHVTGAARGIGKAIALRLAKDGHDVAVSDLPGMAGELDATRQEIEDLGVKAVALHGDVSDAPSVRRLVADTVAALGSLDVMVANAGIAQTKALLDVSPEEYDRVHAVNGRGVFLCYTEAARQMIAQGTGGKIIGAASIAAHKGFALLGVYCSSKFAVRSLTQSAAQEWAEHGITVNAYCPGIVDTTMWEEIDHDLGEINHVEEGESMKAMAAGIALGRVSTGEDVAGLVSYLTGPDSDYMTGQSVLIDGGMLFV is encoded by the coding sequence ATGAGCACAGCGCACGTCACCGGAGCGGCCCGGGGTATCGGAAAGGCGATCGCCCTGCGACTCGCCAAGGACGGCCACGACGTCGCCGTGTCCGACCTGCCGGGCATGGCGGGGGAGCTCGACGCGACCCGCCAGGAGATCGAGGACCTCGGCGTGAAGGCGGTGGCGCTGCACGGCGACGTGTCCGATGCGCCGTCGGTACGACGACTCGTGGCGGACACGGTCGCCGCGCTGGGCTCGCTGGACGTGATGGTCGCCAACGCCGGGATCGCGCAGACCAAGGCCCTGCTCGACGTCAGTCCCGAGGAGTACGACCGGGTCCACGCCGTGAACGGCCGTGGCGTCTTCCTCTGCTACACCGAGGCAGCGCGCCAGATGATCGCCCAGGGCACCGGCGGCAAGATCATCGGCGCCGCCTCGATCGCGGCGCACAAGGGCTTCGCGCTGCTCGGGGTCTACTGCTCCTCGAAGTTCGCCGTGCGCTCGCTGACCCAGTCGGCGGCACAGGAGTGGGCGGAGCACGGGATCACCGTCAACGCCTACTGCCCCGGCATCGTCGACACGACCATGTGGGAGGAGATCGACCACGACCTCGGCGAGATCAACCACGTCGAGGAGGGTGAGTCGATGAAGGCGATGGCGGCGGGCATCGCGCTGGGGCGCGTGTCGACGGGGGAGGACGTCGCTGGGCTGGTCTCCTACCTGACCGGCCCGGACTCCGACTACATGACCGGCCAGTCGGTGCTCATCGACGGCGGCATGCTCTTCGTCTGA
- a CDS encoding CPBP family glutamic-type intramembrane protease — MPSAEPAAPEQGLTYERLQLLGPTGAWRQPVGVGLLVVLFVAGQLVLGVLVTLWLAVAGDSSEEIADKLSGDTATPSYLALVNVGWAAAIPSALLVAFALHRLRPGWVASVAGVLRWRWLLTCFGLAVVALALTVGVSTLLPDQGAGTVDLGGGANPWTSASRDFLLVVLLLTPLQAAGEEFVFRGYLAQACGGLTARWPAAVSATVAVVVPAVLFALAHGLGQDVPIFFDRLAFGLVAGVLVLLTGGLEAGIAMHVLNNFLAFGLAIAFGDMTETLKPSDGTWWSIPVTLVQSLSYLALTLWAARRGGLETRTSGAILEARQARV; from the coding sequence GTGCCCTCGGCTGAGCCGGCCGCGCCCGAGCAGGGGCTGACCTACGAGCGGCTGCAGCTGCTCGGACCGACCGGTGCCTGGCGCCAGCCGGTCGGCGTCGGGCTGCTGGTGGTGCTCTTCGTCGCCGGCCAGCTCGTGCTGGGCGTGCTCGTCACGCTCTGGCTGGCGGTCGCCGGCGACTCGTCCGAGGAGATCGCCGACAAGCTGTCGGGCGACACGGCCACGCCGTCCTATCTCGCGCTGGTCAACGTCGGCTGGGCGGCCGCGATCCCGTCGGCGCTGCTCGTCGCCTTCGCCCTGCACCGGCTCCGCCCGGGCTGGGTGGCCTCGGTGGCCGGCGTGCTCCGCTGGCGGTGGCTGCTGACCTGCTTCGGGCTGGCCGTCGTGGCGCTCGCCTTGACCGTGGGCGTCTCCACCCTGCTGCCCGACCAGGGCGCCGGGACCGTCGACCTCGGCGGCGGCGCCAACCCGTGGACCAGCGCCAGCCGCGACTTCCTGCTCGTGGTGCTGCTCCTGACGCCGCTCCAGGCGGCGGGGGAGGAGTTCGTGTTCCGGGGCTACCTCGCGCAGGCGTGCGGCGGGCTGACCGCCCGCTGGCCGGCCGCGGTCAGTGCGACGGTGGCGGTCGTCGTACCGGCGGTGCTGTTCGCGCTCGCCCACGGCCTCGGGCAGGACGTGCCGATCTTCTTCGACCGCCTGGCCTTCGGGCTCGTGGCGGGGGTGCTGGTGCTGCTCACCGGCGGGCTCGAGGCGGGCATCGCGATGCACGTCCTCAACAACTTCCTCGCCTTCGGCCTGGCGATCGCCTTCGGTGACATGACCGAGACGCTGAAGCCATCCGACGGCACCTGGTGGTCGATCCCGGTGACCCTCGTGCAGTCGCTGTCCTATCTCGCGCTGACCCTCTGGGCGGCCCGGCGAGGAGGCCTCGAGACGCGGACGAGCGGGGCCATTTTGGAGGCGCGGCAAGCCCGCGTGTAG